A window from Chitinophaga filiformis encodes these proteins:
- a CDS encoding MutS-related protein, with amino-acid sequence MSPIANYEQQINDYKSAISAVQQRLSLLGWIRLLCFAGVLFCGYAFFRNNFDYTWLLAGLLPLAAFIVVLVRYLSQQDKLTLLKTLLSLNEKEWRLAATGQSGFDNGSRFADEQHPYTGDLDVFGPASLYAHMNRTGTLIGAKALAETLKQPLTDAVQIRQQQEVVRELAPRFKFRQLFSAHAILTDEQPDDIAGLYKWLAMPLEFADRKWVNITRWLMPLLLLGGAVYYFITGQYYLFILFLCLNWGILGMLIKKINGQHQLISNKEKIFGKLAWLLHLISMEKVESASLLKAQHEQALAARTALRQLARICNALDQRLNLLVGMGLNSFILYDLHCMIALERWKSRYNEDLPGWLDVIGKMEVWNSMATFAYNHPDYIFPLINEEGTRLVAAGVGHPLIPAEECVRNDIGIGSPQQFLIITGSNMSGKSTFLRSVGSNLLLGLRGMPVCADSFTCSPMQIMTSMRIKDSIAKHTSYFQAELLRLQQIVEVLKSGEAVFILLDEILKGTNSEDKLAGSRRLIEHFLQYHCLGMIATHDLELGHMEETYPQRIRNYCFESTIKDDQLFFDYRIREGVARNKNATFLMQKMEII; translated from the coding sequence ATGTCCCCTATAGCTAATTACGAACAGCAGATCAACGATTATAAATCAGCAATATCAGCCGTGCAGCAGCGATTGAGTTTGCTGGGCTGGATAAGATTGCTGTGTTTTGCAGGGGTCTTATTTTGCGGATATGCATTCTTTCGCAATAATTTTGACTACACCTGGTTGCTGGCCGGATTGCTTCCGCTGGCTGCATTCATCGTTGTGCTGGTGCGTTATCTATCGCAACAGGACAAGCTTACCCTGCTTAAAACACTGCTCTCGCTGAACGAAAAAGAATGGCGGCTGGCGGCTACGGGACAATCGGGTTTTGATAATGGAAGCAGGTTCGCGGATGAGCAACATCCCTATACAGGCGACCTTGATGTATTCGGACCAGCCTCTCTTTATGCACATATGAACCGTACAGGTACGCTGATAGGAGCTAAAGCCCTGGCGGAGACGCTGAAACAACCCCTGACGGATGCGGTGCAGATCAGGCAGCAACAGGAAGTAGTTCGGGAGCTTGCTCCGCGCTTTAAATTCCGTCAGTTGTTCTCGGCGCATGCCATTCTCACAGATGAGCAACCGGATGATATAGCGGGCTTGTATAAATGGTTAGCTATGCCATTGGAGTTTGCCGACAGGAAATGGGTGAACATTACACGCTGGTTAATGCCATTATTGTTATTGGGTGGAGCGGTATATTATTTTATAACGGGTCAGTATTACCTGTTTATATTGTTTCTCTGTCTGAACTGGGGGATATTGGGGATGCTGATAAAGAAGATAAATGGGCAGCACCAGCTGATCTCCAATAAGGAAAAGATATTCGGCAAGCTGGCCTGGCTGCTGCATCTGATCAGCATGGAAAAGGTTGAAAGCGCCTCTTTGCTGAAAGCGCAGCATGAACAAGCCCTGGCCGCAAGAACCGCTTTGCGGCAGCTGGCGAGGATCTGTAACGCCCTGGATCAGCGTTTGAACCTGCTGGTGGGAATGGGCTTGAACTCATTTATATTATATGATCTGCATTGTATGATAGCCCTTGAAAGGTGGAAGTCACGCTATAATGAGGACTTGCCTGGCTGGCTGGATGTGATCGGAAAAATGGAGGTCTGGAACAGTATGGCCACGTTTGCCTATAATCACCCCGACTATATTTTCCCATTGATTAATGAAGAGGGTACCCGGCTGGTAGCTGCAGGAGTTGGGCATCCGCTGATACCGGCGGAAGAATGCGTGCGTAATGATATCGGTATCGGCTCGCCGCAACAGTTCCTGATCATTACCGGGTCTAATATGAGTGGCAAGAGCACCTTTCTGCGCAGTGTAGGCAGTAACCTGTTGCTGGGCTTACGTGGTATGCCGGTGTGTGCAGACAGTTTCACCTGCAGCCCGATGCAAATCATGACCTCCATGCGTATCAAGGATTCCATCGCTAAACATACATCTTATTTCCAGGCGGAGTTATTGCGCCTGCAGCAGATCGTGGAAGTGCTGAAGAGCGGTGAAGCGGTGTTTATCCTGCTGGACGAAATATTGAAAGGCACTAACTCCGAAGATAAGCTGGCGGGGTCCCGGCGGCTGATAGAACATTTCCTGCAGTACCACTGCCTGGGAATGATCGCCACGCATGACCTGGAACTGGGGCACATGGAGGAAACGTATCCACAGCGTATCCGTAACTATTGTTTTGAAAGTACGATCAAGGATGATCAGCTCTTCTTCGATTACCGCATCCGTGAAGGTGTTGCGCGTAATAAGAATGCGACGTTCCTCATGCAAAAGATGGAAATAATATGA